The genomic region TGGCAGACATCGGGGTTGGGCCAGCGCACCGGCAGCGAGAGGACGAAGTCCTCGGCACGGGCGGCGAGTTCGGCGTCACCGAGGTGGCGGGCCGCGTCGTGCAGCGCCCAGGCGGTGCCGGAACGCCCGAAGTACAGTCCGGGAAGCCGGTGCTGGACCCTGGTCAGCCGGTCGTCGGTCCACCGGGCGGCCCGCTCGACGGCCACCCGCAACTCGGGGCGGTCCAGCGCCGCGTCGGCGCGGGTCAGTAGGGCGAGCACGCCCGCCGCCCCGTGCTGGACGGCCAGGGTGTCGGCGGTCGCGGCGAAGGCGGAGCTCTCCCACAGGCGTTCGTCCGCGTCGGGGTCCATGGTGGCCACCAGGTGGGCGAGGCCGTCGTCCAGCATCCGGCGGCGCAGCGGCTCGTCCGGCGCCGGCCAGGCGGGGAGCGCCGGCTCAAAGGTGCGGGCGGCGGGGTCCTGTGCCGTGGCGAGTTCCTGCGTCGTGGCGAGGTAGTGGGCGACCTTGGCGAGCGGCCACCGGTCGGCCGGGTCCTGCGCCATCAGGCCCAGGATCGCGGGTGCCAGCAGGGCCACCGCGGGGTAGTGGTCCGCCGCGCGGTCGAGCAGGTGCGCGGTCCGCTCCCGGGGCGTGCGGGTCTTCGGTTCGTCCTCGAGGTACGCCGGCGTCAGCCCGGTGGCGAGGTAGCAGAAGACGGCACCCAGGGCGAACAGGTCCACCGCGGCGTCGTCGACCCGGGCGTAGCGCCGGCTGAGCACCTGCTCCGGCGCGCCGAAGCCGGGCGTGTAGGCGTGCACGGCCCAGTCGCCGACGGGGGCGGCGTGCTCGGGGTCGATCAGCACCAGCCGGTCGTCGGGGGTCACGATCACGTTGTTGGGGGTGAAGTCCTGGTAGACCAGGCCCCGGTGGTGGATCTCGGTCACCAGCGCGGTGAGGTCGCGGGCCAGCCGGAGCACCTCCCCGGGGTCGAAGGCCTCGCCGTCCGCGGCGAGCCGCTCCTGGACGTACCTGGTCAGGGGCTGGCCCTCGACCAGTGACTCGACCAGGAAGGCGTGCCCGTCCGCCTCGAAGAACTCCACCAGTTCGGCGGCCAGTCCGGAGAGTCGGGCAAGGGTCCGCGCCTCCTGGCGCAGCGCGTCGCGGGCGTCCCCGGCGGGCAGGCCCACTCCGACGTGCGCCCGGGCCTGCTTGACCACCACATCGGCGCCGGTCCGCTGGTCGAGCGCCCGGTAGACGCCGCCGCGGGCGGAGAAGGTGATGGCCTCGCGCACCACGTAACGATCGTTGATCAGCACCGGCTTCGGCTCGGTCGGCGTGCCGTCGGCCGCCGGCTTGGCGGGGGCCGGCGCGGGTTTGGCCTCGATCGGCGGCACCGCCCAGGCCGGCGGCGAGAACCACGGCTTGCGCGGGTCCGGCACGGCGGTCCCGTCGGGGGCCTGGAGGCGGACCTCGTGGACCCCGTCGGCGGTGAGGGTCGGGACCCCGTAGAACGCGCCGTACCGGAAGTGCACCAGGCTGCCCGGTCGGTAGGGCCGGTCGGAGAGCACCGCAGGGCCCGGCAGGCCGGCGGTCGCGGCGTCGAGCGCCGCTGCGAGCTCCCTGAAGTGGTCGTCGTCGCGCGGGTAGGCGGTGATGAACTTGCCGCACTGCGCCCGGTCGTAGCGGTGCGAGGTCATCTCCTCGGTCAGCGCCAGGTCCCGCGCGCACTTGAAGGCGCAGCCGCCGCGGATCAGCACCTCGGCCGCGCGGGTCAACACCTCGGGCGCGCTCAGCCGGGTGGCGGAGACGTGCAGCTTCCACCCCTGGACCCGCCGTTCGACCACCGGCGGCTCGACCCGGCACCAGACCCCCGACTCCTGCACGGACCAGCCGTCCTCGCCGAGTTCGGCGAGCACCGCGCGGACCACGCTGCGCAGCGGGAACGCGAGCTTCCCCTGCTGTTCCTGCACTGCCAACGCCGTACCTCCGGTGCCTGGGATTCGCGGAGCCTCGGTGGCCCCGCCCGCACCGCAGATACTTCCGTCGCCGCGCCGGCCGGACATCGGTACGGCGCACGCACATTCACGCCCGCGCACCCCACCGATCCTCCGGACGCGCGCCCAGCTTCCCGCCCAGCTCCGCGCCCCGCTCGGCTGCCCGGTCAGCCCTCGGCGACCTCGACGGACAGCTGTTGCAGCCCCGCCCGGTCGGCCCGGCCGGTCTTGCGGAGCAGGCTCGCCATGTGCTTCTCCACCGTGCGCGGCGAGATGGAGAGCCGACGGGCGATGTCCTGGTTGCCGAGCCGCTCGACGATCAGCGCGAAGACCTCGTACTCACGCGTCGTCACGCCGACGGCGCGCAGGCCGGCGGGTATCAGGTCCCGTCCGCTGCGGCGCTGCGCGACGGTCGCGCCGGTACGGCGCAGCAGAGCCCGGCAGGCGGCCGCCACGGCGGGCACGTCGAGGCCGTGGAAGTAGTCCTCGGCCGTGCGCAGCCAACTCACGGGATCGCCCCAGCCGTCGGTCAGGGCCGCCTCCGCGACCAGCCGAAGGGCGAGGTGACTGCCCGTCGGGAAGACCGACGCGGCCGAACGCACGGCCTGCACCGCCCGGGTGGCCTCGTCCGCGTTGCCCTCCCGCCCCAGCAGGACCGCCTCGGCCGCCAGCAGGAACTGCCGGTTCCAGGCGAGTTCGGCCGCCGGCGCGGCCGCCGCGACCGCGTACTCCGCCCGGCCCGCACGTCCCGCGAGGACGTCGAGCAGCGGGCGCAGACCGTACCGTCCGGCCAGGTAGAAGATGTTCGGATGGTCGCGTTCCCAGTCCGCGGCGGCGGCCAACTCGGCCTCGGCCAGGGCCCGGTCCTCCTCCAACAGGGCGCAGACGGCGCGGCCCAGGCCGAGCATCACCGGCACCAGGAACGACCGGCCGCCGCCCGCCTGGTCGAAGGCCAGCAGCTCGTCCTCCATGTCGCGCCGGCGACCGCGGTGGGCCGCCAGGGTGGCCGCGGTCAGCAGCAAGTAGCGGTGGGTGGCGAGATTGCGCATCCGTGCGGTGGCGTCGAGGCAGCGGTCGATGATCTCCCGGGCCCGGTGCGGATCGCCGGTGAGCACCGCGTGCATGGCGAGCAACCCCTCGGTCCGCTGGGTCAGCGTGATCGATCCCAGCTCGTGCGCCGCCGCCAGCGCCTCCTCGAGGGTGCGGGAGTCGCCGGTGCGCAGGAAGGAGTTGGCGCCGAGCCGGATCAGCGCCTCGAACCGCCAGCCGGGCAGCGCGTGGGTCTCGGCGACCGCGAGCATCCGGGCCAGGCAGTCGTCGGCCTCGTCGAAGCCGCGTTCCCGCGCGAGCGTCGCGAGCAGCTGCCAGGCCTGGCAGGCCAGCACCGGGAGTTCGGCCCGCTGGGCGACCTCGGCCGCCTCCCGGGCCTGCCGCTCGGCGTCCGCCAGGTCCGCTTCATGGCCTGGCAGCAGAGCCAGGCCCCCCTGGACCAGTGCGAGGGCGGCGGTCTGGGCAGGCGCGCCGCCATCGCCCATGAGCGTCCACGCCGCCGCCAGCTGCTCGCCGCACTCCTCGGCACGCTCGGCGAGCAGGGTGGCCCAGGCCAGGCGGGTGTGCAGGGCGATCCTGCGGTCGGCACTCAGCCCGGCGACGCCGGCGGTCGGGAGGGTGCCGAGCAGTTCCAGCGCGCCGTCCAGCTGGCCGGCCTCGGCCCGGGCGTACACCAGGGCCTCGGTGAGGTCGGCGCGATCGGCCTGGGCGGCGAGCCGGTGCCCGCGTTCGAGCAGCCGGACGGCCAGTCCTGAGGTGGCGTCGGCCAGCGCCTGCCGTCCAGCTTCGGCGTACAGCCGGGCGGCGGCGGCCTCGTCCCCGGCGGTCTCCAGCAGCCGCGCCGCGAGGTGCCACCGGCCGTCGGCGGGCTCCGGTCCGGCCTGCTGCAAGGCGATGGCGGCCCGTCTGGCGGCGGCGGCCCGCTCCGCGAGCGGGATGCCGGCCAGCAGGGCTTCGCCGATCAGCGCGTGACGAAACGCGTAACGATCCGCCACGATGCCGTCCGGGACGACGAGTTCAGCCTCCACCAGCGTCCGCAGCGTGGCGAACAGGCTCCGGTCGTCGTGTCCGGTGATGAGCTGGACGGTGCCGACCGAGAACTGCGGGCCCAGCAGTGCCGCGAGCACGACGAGTTCCCGCGCCCGGGGGGCGAGTAGCCCGGCGCGGCGGCCGTAGGCGTGCACCACGCTGGTCGGGACGGTGGCGGCGAGATCCCCCGCCACCCGCCAGCGCGCCCGGTCCTGGCGCAGCGAGCCGGTGCCGACCATGTCGGCCAGCAACTCCTCCACCAGGTACGGGTTTCCGCCGCCGACCTCGGCCAGCCGGTCGACCACCTCGCCCGGCACCTCGGCGGCCGGCACGCCCAGGCAGCCGGCGGCCAGTGCCCGGATGTCCGGAGTGTCGAGCGGTCCCAGTGCGAGGACGGACGCCGCCCTGCGCCGCTCGGTGGCCTGGAGCAGGTCGAACGCGGCTCCGGCCTCCGGCCGCAAGGTCGCGATCAGCAGCACCGGCAGGTCGGCGACGTTGTCCACCAGGTACTCCAGCACGGCGACCATCTCGGAGTCCGCGTCGTGCAGGTCCTCCAGCACCAGCACGCACCCGGCGTCCCGGCCGAGGACGGCGAGCAGCCGCAGCAGCGCCTCGGCCAGCTCGATCACGCTCTCCGGGTAGTCCGGGCCGGCGGCCGTCCGCCACTCGGGGACCACCCGGGCCAGCGCGGGCCGGTACGGCACGAGCTCCTGGTCGTCCGGCGGGCCCGCCTTGCGGAAGCGGGAGCTCAGCGCCTCGACGAGCGGGCGGAAGGGTGTACCGGCGCCACTCGGGCTGCCCCGGCCGCGCAGCAGTGGCAGGCCCAGGGCGACGGCCTGCCGGGCGCACTCGTCGGCCAGCCGGGACTTGCCGATCCCGGCCTCTCCGGAGAGGAACACCGCGTGGCCGACGCCTTCCCGAAGGCTCGTCAGCAGGCCTTCGACCAGCGCGATTTCACTCTGTCGGCCGACAATGACAGGCGACGAGGTATGCATGATCGCAGGCTAATCGAGCCGATCATGATCCGGTAGGGCCTCTGCGGGCCGCGCTCTCAGCTGTGCCCGTCGCAGTTCCCGGAGGTCATGGTCATGGTCTCGAACGGGTCGAGCGACAGCGCCACGGCCCCGTCCGAGGAGAGCAGGTTCGCCCGTCGCCCGAGAGCGCCTGCGGTCCACAGCCTGATCTCGCCGGCCGGGTGAACGTCCGGCTCCTCTCCCTGCCTGGTCGGCTGCTCCCACGAGCGGTTCACGTCGAGGGTCTCCATGCGTGGTCTTTCCTCTCCTAGAGCGTCAGGACTGCGTCGTCCTCAGGGAATCCACATCAACTTATATGAATGTATACCTTTTTTGATTCACCTGAGTTTACACGCGGGGGGTGCACCCATGACCAGGTCGGGTGACACCCGGGCATCACGCCTTCGGCACCGCTGACACACGGTCAGACCCCGGTGCCCAGAGCAGCAGCACCGCTGCGGTCCGGTCGGCGAACCCCAGCCGCAGCAGTCCGTGGCCGATGCCCGCCAGCCCGGTCAGCAGTCCGGGGACAGCCAGGCCGCCAGGGGTCCCGCACCCCGGCCCGTGCTGCTCCAGCGCGGCCAGCAGCAGGAGCGCGCGCCGCTCCCGGGCCGCCTGCGAGACCGGGTCGCCGCGGCGGCCGAGCAGTTCGAGGGCTCCGAGCTCGCCGTGGCACAGGCTGTGGTCCGGCGACGGCCCGGGCCGGGCCTCGGCCGCACGCACCGCCCGTGCCGGTAGGTCCGCCAATCGCGGATCGGCCGCCGCCACCGCCCGGTCGGCCACCGCCAGCGCGACGCCCGGCAGCCCTCGGCACCAGGACTCACCGGAGGCCCGGTCGGCGGCCGCTCTCAGCGCCGCCAGTCCGGCCTGCTCGTAGCGGGCGCCCCCGCCGGCCGCCGCGAAGCCGAGCAGTGCCCAACCCACCCCGGCCGCGCCCGAGGCGAAGCCCGCCTCCGGCGGCAGCGGGCAGGCGGCGAGACGGGCCGCGCAGACCTGTGCACCGCGCCAGGCATCGAGCGAACCGGTGGCCTGGTGGACGGCGAGCAGCGCCGCGAGGCCACCGGCCAGGCCGTCGACGATCCCTGGCGCCGTCTCGGCTTCGGCGGCCAGCACGGTCAGGGTGGTCGCCGGGGCGGTCAGGGCGGCGAGCTGCGGGTCGTCCAGCGCGGCGGCCACCACGGTGACCGCGTAGGCGATGCCGCCCAGCCCGGCGAAGCCGCCGGGCCCCACGGCCGCGAGGTCCTGCGGCCTGGCCGCGAGCCGCTCCAGCAGGGCGGGCAGCGGCCGCAGCGCGCGGCGGGCCACCTCCGCGTAGCGCTCCTCCCCGGTGAGCGCGGCCAGTTGGGCGAGGAACAGGGCCACTCCCGGATAGCCGCCGCCCAGGTCGGCGCCGCACGGCCGCAGTTGCCAGTAGCGGTCGGCGATGAGTTGGAGACCGAGCCAGTTCGTCCGTACGGGACTCCGGTGAGCCAGTTCGACCAGCCGGTCACCGATGCCGCGGGCTGCGCCGAGCAGCCGGCCCGGGTCGATCGAGGAGGCCGACGCGGCGGGCACGGTCTGCGCGGCCGCCCGCCGGCCGGCCGGCCCGTGGGGCGGCTCGGTCGACCGCGCCCTCATCGCGGCCCGAACGATCCACTCCTGCGCCGCGAGGTCCGCCTCGCCCATCCCCGTGATCCGCTCGGCCACCCGGTCGAGACCGGTCCGTTCCAGGGCGCCGGCGATCCGGGCCCCGGTCCCGCTCCACAGGTCCACCGCACCCGGCCGGGTGGTGAACAGCGGGACGTCGCCGTCCCACAACTGCGCGATCTCGTGGCCGAGGACACCGGGGTGGCCCGGCCCGGCGGACTCGTCCGTGCCCAGCAGGTCGAACAGCGCCTCCCGCTCGGCCGCGTCCCGCAGCACGTCGGGATGGGTCGCCTCGGCCAGCAGCGTCGTGTAGATCTGGGTGGGGCGTACCACCACGCGGACGTCGGCGTCCGCGAAGCGGCTCAGCAGCCCCCGCCGGCCGAGCAGTTCACGCCGGCCGGCGACGACGGCCCGGTAGCCCGCGCGGAAGCCGGTGAGCAGGGCCTCGGTGTGCGCCGCGGGTTCGGCCCGGGTCCCGGCGAGGCCGGGGCGGTTGGCGGCACCGGCGAAGGTCTGCGGCCGGCGTACCAGCCGCATCCGGTCGGTGCCCGGATCCGCCCAGTCCACCCCGTCCATCGGCAGCGGCGTGCCCGGGTCGCCACCGAGCCCGGAGGCGTCCATCGCCGTCCGGTCCCCGAGGAGCAGATGCGGGAGCAGCCCGGTCCGGTACACCGACGAGCCGAGCGCGAGCGCCGCCGGATCCTCCATGCCGCGAACCGCGAGCGGCGGGTGGAACAGCGTCTCGACATCGATCAGCACCGGTTCGTCGCCGCAGGCGATCAGGTTCTCGTAGTGCAGGTCCGTGCCGTCCAGGGCGTACAGCAAGGCCAGCAGGGCGCCCTGTCGACGGTAGAAGCCGTCGAGCTGACGTGCTGTCGTGCACGGCCGGTGGGCGACATGTTCGACCCAGCCGTACTCGCCCCGGTCCAGCAGGGCCAGCACCGGCAGTCCCGGAGTGCCGGGCTGCTCGTTGAACCAGTCGACGGTCTCGTTGAAGTGCCGGTGCGTCCCGAGCGGCCTCGGCTTGTACACCGCCCGCCGCCCGTCGGCGAAGCGCAGGATCGCGACACTGCGTCCCCGCTGATGC from Kitasatospora azatica KCTC 9699 harbors:
- the lanL gene encoding class IV lanthionine synthetase LanL; protein product: MQEQQGKLAFPLRSVVRAVLAELGEDGWSVQESGVWCRVEPPVVERRVQGWKLHVSATRLSAPEVLTRAAEVLIRGGCAFKCARDLALTEEMTSHRYDRAQCGKFITAYPRDDDHFRELAAALDAATAGLPGPAVLSDRPYRPGSLVHFRYGAFYGVPTLTADGVHEVRLQAPDGTAVPDPRKPWFSPPAWAVPPIEAKPAPAPAKPAADGTPTEPKPVLINDRYVVREAITFSARGGVYRALDQRTGADVVVKQARAHVGVGLPAGDARDALRQEARTLARLSGLAAELVEFFEADGHAFLVESLVEGQPLTRYVQERLAADGEAFDPGEVLRLARDLTALVTEIHHRGLVYQDFTPNNVIVTPDDRLVLIDPEHAAPVGDWAVHAYTPGFGAPEQVLSRRYARVDDAAVDLFALGAVFCYLATGLTPAYLEDEPKTRTPRERTAHLLDRAADHYPAVALLAPAILGLMAQDPADRWPLAKVAHYLATTQELATAQDPAARTFEPALPAWPAPDEPLRRRMLDDGLAHLVATMDPDADERLWESSAFAATADTLAVQHGAAGVLALLTRADAALDRPELRVAVERAARWTDDRLTRVQHRLPGLYFGRSGTAWALHDAARHLGDAELAARAEDFVLSLPVRWPNPDVCHGAAGAGFAQLHLWRATGREEFLARVADCADGLLDCAERTDGSVYWQVAPDLDSNLAGIRQLGFGHGVAGVGAFLLAAWQATGRQPYLDLAVEAGRTLAAEAEYGPWGARWRSDRDGGPGKGMLYHWCNGSSGVGTFLLRLWQATGEDAFLRPTEQAAVAVHRMRWLAPSAACHGLAGNGQFLLDLDEALGGPYRQWTLDLVDVMHVRHALRDGRIVLPDESGRSVRADYQTGLAGPLDLLLRLDHGGPRLWMTDAPAVQVPAAAAPALLGAAR
- a CDS encoding ATP-binding protein produces the protein MALVEGLLTSLREGVGHAVFLSGEAGIGKSRLADECARQAVALGLPLLRGRGSPSGAGTPFRPLVEALSSRFRKAGPPDDQELVPYRPALARVVPEWRTAAGPDYPESVIELAEALLRLLAVLGRDAGCVLVLEDLHDADSEMVAVLEYLVDNVADLPVLLIATLRPEAGAAFDLLQATERRRAASVLALGPLDTPDIRALAAGCLGVPAAEVPGEVVDRLAEVGGGNPYLVEELLADMVGTGSLRQDRARWRVAGDLAATVPTSVVHAYGRRAGLLAPRARELVVLAALLGPQFSVGTVQLITGHDDRSLFATLRTLVEAELVVPDGIVADRYAFRHALIGEALLAGIPLAERAAAARRAAIALQQAGPEPADGRWHLAARLLETAGDEAAAARLYAEAGRQALADATSGLAVRLLERGHRLAAQADRADLTEALVYARAEAGQLDGALELLGTLPTAGVAGLSADRRIALHTRLAWATLLAERAEECGEQLAAAWTLMGDGGAPAQTAALALVQGGLALLPGHEADLADAERQAREAAEVAQRAELPVLACQAWQLLATLARERGFDEADDCLARMLAVAETHALPGWRFEALIRLGANSFLRTGDSRTLEEALAAAHELGSITLTQRTEGLLAMHAVLTGDPHRAREIIDRCLDATARMRNLATHRYLLLTAATLAAHRGRRRDMEDELLAFDQAGGGRSFLVPVMLGLGRAVCALLEEDRALAEAELAAAADWERDHPNIFYLAGRYGLRPLLDVLAGRAGRAEYAVAAAAPAAELAWNRQFLLAAEAVLLGREGNADEATRAVQAVRSAASVFPTGSHLALRLVAEAALTDGWGDPVSWLRTAEDYFHGLDVPAVAAACRALLRRTGATVAQRRSGRDLIPAGLRAVGVTTREYEVFALIVERLGNQDIARRLSISPRTVEKHMASLLRKTGRADRAGLQQLSVEVAEG
- a CDS encoding type 2 lanthipeptide synthetase LanM family protein, coding for MINTQGRSGAAPAADGWWLRALPEGERPARGKPDWAAFVDAVLVGPLSAPRLPAGELPGTTGFVAVLTPFAEQAAEQLSVQLGEGPVDLVAVRAAFVQRLARDLARRSARTLVLELKVARVGGQLAGDTPAERFRSFVDLMSRQEGLAALLAEYPVLARLLGQTCLYAVSALAEMLGRFALDRAEIVATLLGGVDPGALLAVESGAGDGHQRGRSVAILRFADGRRAVYKPRPLGTHRHFNETVDWFNEQPGTPGLPVLALLDRGEYGWVEHVAHRPCTTARQLDGFYRRQGALLALLYALDGTDLHYENLIACGDEPVLIDVETLFHPPLAVRGMEDPAALALGSSVYRTGLLPHLLLGDRTAMDASGLGGDPGTPLPMDGVDWADPGTDRMRLVRRPQTFAGAANRPGLAGTRAEPAAHTEALLTGFRAGYRAVVAGRRELLGRRGLLSRFADADVRVVVRPTQIYTTLLAEATHPDVLRDAAEREALFDLLGTDESAGPGHPGVLGHEIAQLWDGDVPLFTTRPGAVDLWSGTGARIAGALERTGLDRVAERITGMGEADLAAQEWIVRAAMRARSTEPPHGPAGRRAAAQTVPAASASSIDPGRLLGAARGIGDRLVELAHRSPVRTNWLGLQLIADRYWQLRPCGADLGGGYPGVALFLAQLAALTGEERYAEVARRALRPLPALLERLAARPQDLAAVGPGGFAGLGGIAYAVTVVAAALDDPQLAALTAPATTLTVLAAEAETAPGIVDGLAGGLAALLAVHQATGSLDAWRGAQVCAARLAACPLPPEAGFASGAAGVGWALLGFAAAGGGARYEQAGLAALRAAADRASGESWCRGLPGVALAVADRAVAAADPRLADLPARAVRAAEARPGPSPDHSLCHGELGALELLGRRGDPVSQAARERRALLLLAALEQHGPGCGTPGGLAVPGLLTGLAGIGHGLLRLGFADRTAAVLLLWAPGSDRVSAVPKA